The genomic window CGGCCCCCCGCAGCCTGGCCCGCCGCAGCAGGACCCGTGGAGCCAGCCGCCTCAGCAGCAGCAGCAGCCGCAGGACCCGTGGGGCGCGCCGCCGCCGCAGCACCAGGCGCCGCAGCAGCAGGACCCGTGGTCCTCGCCGCCCCAGCAGCAGCAGCCCGACCCCCGGCAGCAGGCGCCGCAGCCCGCGGACGGCTGGGGCGCGCCGCCGAGCCAGAACCCCGGCCCGCAGAGCCCGTACGAGCAGCAGGGACGTCCGGGCTACGACCCGTACGACCAGCAGGGCCAGCAGCAGGGTGGCCAGCAGTACGGCCAGGGCGGCGGCTACCAGCAGCAGGGCTACCCCCCGCAGCAGCAGGGCGGCGGCCAGCAGCAGTACGGCCGTCCCGACCAGGGTTACGGCCCCGGCCCGCAGCGCGGCGGACGCGTTCCCGACAGCACCGCGGCCATGTGCCCGTACTGCGAGGCGGTGCTGACCAACCCGGCCGCCGCGCAGTGCGAGTCGTGCCTGCGTCCGCTGACGTCCAAGCCGCACGGGGCGCCGCAGGCCGCGCCGACGCTGCGCGTCCAGTTCCCGAGCGGGGACGTGAAGGTGGCCGCCGGGCAGCACCTCGTGCTCGGCCGCGACGCGGGCCAGTCCCCCGTGGCGAACACCTTCACCCAGTACGACAACGTGTCCCGGCGGCACTCGACTGTCTGGCTGGACCCGTCCGGCACGGCGTGGGTGCGCGACGAGGGCTCGACCAACGGCACGTTCGTCAACGGCGAGCGGCTGCCGCGCGGCGTGGAGGCGCCGCTGCGCGACGGGGACCAGCTCCGGCTGGCCGCCGACGTGACCGGCACCGTCCAGCTCACCTGAGGCGCGCGCGACGACGGACGGCCCGCCGCCGGGCCGTCCGTCGTTGCTTTTTCGTGATCACGACGCGCTACCGTCGGGTCACAACGGCACGTCCTGTCCATCGGGGGGCACGGCGGGCCGTTTCCTGACGGAGAACCACGCATGCGCCGCATTCTCGTCGTGTCCGTCGCGACGGTCACGCTGCTCGCCCCCGCCGGTGTCGCCCGTGCCGGGACCGTCGCCGCACCGAGCGTCATCACCGGTTTCACCGTCGCCACGACGGCCCTCGGAACGCTCCGGATCTCCGGCTGGCTGGCCGCGCCGGGCGCCCCGGTCGCCGGGAAGCACCTGGTGCTGGAGGCGGCGGACGCGTCCCACGGCGCCTGGCACATCGTGTCGCTGCCGAAAGCGCCCGTGACGAAGGCCGATGGCTCGTTCACCGCGTCCTACGACTTCATCGCCTACCCGCACGGCTACTACCGCGCCCGGTTCGCCGGGGACGACACCGTGGGCGCCGCGCTCAGCGGCGAGG from Actinomadura rubteroloni includes these protein-coding regions:
- a CDS encoding FHA domain-containing protein, which translates into the protein MCPYCEAVLTNPAAAQCESCLRPLTSKPHGAPQAAPTLRVQFPSGDVKVAAGQHLVLGRDAGQSPVANTFTQYDNVSRRHSTVWLDPSGTAWVRDEGSTNGTFVNGERLPRGVEAPLRDGDQLRLAADVTGTVQLT
- a CDS encoding pentapeptide repeat-containing protein; translation: MRLGRQRTQARLALRGGRVGQHRLAVRAHGRGAVGNASAALRAGAVTLVGTAVLLLAAALLLRGVALLLVAAALAVLLATLLLALLVVRVVARTSLLLVRALRAGVLARRRAPAVRGLRRLLPGVGLLLLGRRGPRVLLLRRLVLRRRRAPRVLRLLLLLRRLAPRVLLRRARLRGAGLRGAAVPLVAVLLVPVLLLVGRLPLLRGAVLRRAVLGRAVLRRSMLRCTVLRGTVLRGTVLRGAVLRRAAARRPLVLIAARTAAPAAPGARQVRPAAQAEQITRLERFVADGTVQGRHDTTPARTPARSSVVERCSRSPLRGIPM